CAAAGAGGAAGACTATGAAGCATTTCTTCGCGTGCTGGGCGAAGGGCTGCGGCGTTACCCGGTCGAGCTCTTCGCACTGACGTTGATGCCCAATCATTGGCATTTGATTCTTCGTCCCGAGCAAGACAGCATGATGGGGCGGATGCTCCGCTGGGTCACGGCCACGCACACGCAGCGTTACCACGCTCATTGGCGTTGGACGAACAAAGCCGATCGGGAGCCCCGTCTGCTTTCTCCCTGGCCAATTGCTCGAACGCCCAACTGGCTCCAACGTGTGAACGAATCACTTAGCGAGAAAGAACTCGGCGCCCTCCGCCAATGCGTCAGCCGCGGCCGACCCTATGGCAATCAAGAATGGACACAAGCCGAGGCCCAGCGTTCCGGCTTGAGTTACACCCTCCGCCCCCGCGGGCGGCCGCGTAAGAGTAGTTAGAGAAAAGACCCCCGTCCCCTTTGCTCTCTCTAAGGCCTGGTGGTGGAACGCTCTTTGGCATTGGCCTTCAGGTTGCAAAAAGAACCAATAACAAGGCGGTCGACAACAACAATATCAAGCAACTCTTTCGTATCGATTATTGGAACTTTCATAAACTTACACCTCCCTTAGGCCTGCATGTTCATTACCACATACCCTTTGCAGACAAAACCGCCCACCCCACCGGGGGTCCGCACAATAGGACAATATGGACGCCATAACGACAATTCAATCGCAACTCGACTTCTTCCTGCCTCAGCATCCTCACTGGTTGATACCCAGAACTGGATTGCAAATGGTCAAAATGCTACATGTACTAGATTGTAAATCGTTCCAGACATGGCGTTACTGGGAAGACCCGTCGAGCTCCGTAACCCTACCAACAGCTACTCTGAGAACTGATTCAGAGACAAGTGGTTTCTTCAATCGTCAATGGCGAGAAGAGGCATTTGGATTTCTATTTCCCGAATTGGCTTACGTCCCGATTAACTCACACATCGAGCTCTTTTCTGCACTCACCAAGTACTGCCAAGCCTTGTCGCATGGCTGTATCCCGAGAAAGGGTATCGCGAAGCAATTATGGCACACCCTATTGAGTACTGAATGGATAGCATTTCCTTTAGCTGTATCTCCTTTTATGGAAGAGGCTGCAACAGACTACTGCTTGGTACTGGTAAACAACAAAGAAGCATATGAGTTAATTGAAATAGAGTTCTCGGGGGATTCGAAGGTCTTTCAGTGGAAAGCCAATTTCACTGATTGGCCAATCCCAGCAGAGGCAGAGGACTTGGCTCATAGAATGTGGAACGAGGAACTTTCGCAGCTTTAGCTTCGGTTATCGAAGATCAAGACCCTGCCTCAATCCTCGACGATCCTTTGGCAACCGCCTACCAATACGATCTTCGCGGCAATCTCGACGAAACCCATCTCCCCAATGGTGTGATCGGATAAGGGATAAGGGGACGGGGGTCTTTTCTGGAACTATGGATGCGAGGCAAAAGCTTCAAGGCGATAAAGAAACGACTCCCCCAAAACACGCAGCTCGATCTTCCGGATTTCCCCTGCACTTTGCCAGGTGACAATCCCCATCGGTTCTGATTGATCGACGTCGCTTCGCGACCGCCCATGCCGTGACCAAAATATCTAACGGAGATTTGCTCGTAACGCTCATTAAGAGCTGCTACGTTAGAAAGTCCGCTAGCGGGTCAAACTATTCCTGTCGTTTTCTACAGGTCGGACGGGGTTCGTTTCTTCTCTCGACAACAAGTTGGAAGCCTGGATCGACGGTTGCAGGTGATCGACGTGACCATTGAAGGAAAGAAAATCTCGACGCGAAGCGAGTTTCAGAAAACCCCCGTCCCCTTTAAGCCCCCCCCCTTTTTTAGCTTCCCTGGTCTACTACAACGAAGCCTCGCGGTGGGTATCCCCGTATTTCGTATCCACTTCTTGAAATTCTTTCCTGAAGCGGTCCTGTGCCCTTTTTAGTTGGTCCCGCAGCGACGGGGAACGCCGTTCTTGCCGTAACCCGGGCCAGTCGGGGCACTCTCGCACGAGCTGAAACCAGGGAGCCCTGAATTCGTCACGGGGCTCTTCCAGGATCAAAGAAACGCGGTAAGCGAGAACATATCGGAATGCCCAGTTGTTATCGGAAAAACACGCCGCGAATGCCTCGCGCGGATACTCATCACTCCATAACAGCCCGCCAGAGACGCCGTCAAAGATGCAGATCGCATTAGGGTCCCAGGTTGTCTGGAGCAGGATCGCCAGCACACTTTCTGAGAAGGTCCATGGATGGTTCATTGAAATCTCATGTCAATCAATCTTGGGTCAACTCAAACATTCTCTCGATGAACATTCGATTTTGGCATTTGCTATGGTAACTTAAGACCTGCCCTGGAATCCAATCCCTGGAACAAAACTTATCGTTGACGAAAGTGGCCCGCCTTCGCACTAGCCCCGATACGATAGCATATCGCCAACAAGCCTGGGACGAGTTCACCGACATTCGTACACCGGGGTTTGGAGAATGCTAAACTGCCAGCGAACACACTTGAATGTCGTTCGACTTCATCAAGACCCCGCCATAATCAAAGCCCTGACGTTCTTTTTCCTCCTGGGCTGATCGCATGTCGATACGCCGGAAACGCGCGCTGGATGGCGGCCGAAGGAGTGATTAAAACATCCAACGGAGATTTACTCGTAACGCTCGCGAAGAGCTGCTACGTTAGAAAGCCCACTAGCGAGTTAAACTATGCCGGACGAGGGCTTTTGGGGCCCGGCCAAGCGTGCGCAGGAGGCGCGCTAACCGTTTCGCCTGGCCTTGAAAGGATCGGTCGTCGCAAGAGACCTCGGTTCCCCGTTTGTTGTATTAGGAAAAGCGAGAGATCATTTTATGTTGGAAGATTCAAACCAAATCGACATGGTTCTCAAAGGCAACAACGGCGAGGTGGTCTTTGTCATCATCGATGGCGGAGTGACGACCGACCCGGATAAGCGGCTAGAGCTTTTGAACCATAAGGTCCAATGTTGTGCCGGGGCTTTGTGCGATCAAGATCAGTGGGAAGAGTTGGGTTGTCCAAGCGACGTTGCGATCGAGGTGCAATGCCAATTCGAAGTGAACGAAGAGGCACCCCCGAAACAACTCAACTTCACCACCCCAGATGGCCGCGATATCGAGATGGCTATCCGGTTTGTTGCGCAGCCTAGCCCCTATGGCAGCTAGTGACTGCGTAGTCAAAGGCTGTATCGGAGGCCCGTTTTAGACGCTCACCGTATCCAGCTTCGCGATGATCGCTTCTCCGAATTCGGTTGTCGAGGCCGAGCCTTGCAGGTCGCCAGTTAGCGTTTTGCCTTCTTCCAGGACAGCGAAGAGCGAGGCTTCGATTTTCTTGCCGGCTTCCGTTTCGCCCATGTGTTTGAGCATCATGGTGGCGCTTAGCAGCAGCGCGGTGGGGTTGGCCAGGTTTTTGCCGGCGATGTCAGGGGCCGTACCGTGCACGGCTTCGAAGACGGCGGCGTCGGTTCCCAGGTTACCGCTGGGGGTCACGCCCAAGCCGCCGACCAGGCCACTGGCGAGGTCAGAGAGAATGTCGCCGAAGAGGTTTTCCATGACCAGCACGTCGAACTGATGCGGGTTAAGGACCATCTTCATTGCGGCCGCGTCGACGATGCAGTCGTCGTACTCGATGTCGGGGTAATCTTTGGCGACTTTATTGCATGTGTCTAAGAACAGCCCGTCACTGAGCTTCAAAATGTTGGCCTTGTGAATGCACGTCACGCGCTTACGGCCTAAGCTGCGGGCCGTATCGAAGGCGAACTTGGCGATCCGACGCGAGCCCGTTTCGGTGATCACGCGCAGGCTTTCCACCACGCCTGGAATGACGGTGTGTTCGAGTCCGCTGTAAAGTCCTTCGGTGTTCTCGCGAACGACAATCAAGTCGACATCTTTGAAAGGCGCGGGAACTCCTTTGAGCGATTTGGCTGGCCGATAGTTGGCATACAGCTGAAGCTCTTTTCGGAGCGACACATTCACACTGCGGAAGCCCGTACCGCTGGCAGTGGCCAGGGGGCCTTTCAGCGCGATCTTGGTCCGGCGAATGTTGTCGAGCGTTTCCTGCGGGAGCGG
This portion of the Bremerella alba genome encodes:
- a CDS encoding isocitrate/isopropylmalate dehydrogenase family protein, which codes for MSYQVCLLSGDGIGPEITSVVQDIIAAAGVTIEWIPCEAGLSAFEKHGDPLPQETLDNIRRTKIALKGPLATASGTGFRSVNVSLRKELQLYANYRPAKSLKGVPAPFKDVDLIVVRENTEGLYSGLEHTVIPGVVESLRVITETGSRRIAKFAFDTARSLGRKRVTCIHKANILKLSDGLFLDTCNKVAKDYPDIEYDDCIVDAAAMKMVLNPHQFDVLVMENLFGDILSDLASGLVGGLGVTPSGNLGTDAAVFEAVHGTAPDIAGKNLANPTALLLSATMMLKHMGETEAGKKIEASLFAVLEEGKTLTGDLQGSASTTEFGEAIIAKLDTVSV
- a CDS encoding transposase; its protein translation is KEEDYEAFLRVLGEGLRRYPVELFALTLMPNHWHLILRPEQDSMMGRMLRWVTATHTQRYHAHWRWTNKADREPRLLSPWPIARTPNWLQRVNESLSEKELGALRQCVSRGRPYGNQEWTQAEAQRSGLSYTLRPRGRPRKSS